The sequence CCCGCGGCAGTCGCAGCGCCAGGCCCGGGAGCGGAGAGCTGCAGGGGAGCGCCGGGATGGCTTGCAAACCTGACGGACGGCACCGTTAGCGGGCAAGAGCTCGTGGCGAGGGCGGCCGCGCGCTGCACTCGCGTGGCATCCCCTGCCCAGCGCTCACTCCTCGGCCACCTCTTTCCAAAGCTCTGCGCTGCCTTTGGTAGCAGCGAGAAGAACTGGCGCTTCCCACCGCTGCAGCTGCTGCGGGAGTCAGATCTGGCTCCTTCTCCCGGCGCAGCTGTGCCGTCCGCACCTGCCTGTCCGCGCCGCGCTGCAAAGCGACGCCGCACGGAGGACGTTTCCTCGTGCGTGGGAATGTCAcggggtgctggagcaggagcccGCCAACGCGCCGGGGGCTGAGCAGCATGTGGACGGCAGCGCTGTGGGGAGAGGCATGGAGTTTCCCGATTCCCCTCCTCTGCACACCTTGAGCTCCTGGGATGAGTAATTGCTGCTGAGAACAGACGTGGCAGCTGCCTTGGCATTATGAGAGCTCAGGTTCAGGCCGTTGCTGAGCAGCGAGGCGCCTCCAAAGGAAAAGCTTATGCAATGCCCTGGctagtgctgctgctttcccagcCTGGGAACCAGCCCTtggaggcaggagcaggcttGGAGGGGGCACAGCTCACTTTGCAGGAACCAGCACCTTCCCCCAGTGCCTGGACTCGAGCCCTGGTGAGGATGTGCCAGGAGCAGTGCCCTAGATGCAGGATGGGGCCGTGTTTTCCCTATTTGAGGAAACCAGGCCAGCCGGGGCTGTTCCAGGCACAACCTACCCCGAACGCAGCTGCACAGGCTTGCGCCCGCGCGGTCCGGCCAATAGTGTGTACCAGCTCGTCCGCGCCGAGTTCAGCGTGTGCCCCGTGATGCTAGAACAAGCATGTACTAATAATAGTTCTTCTTCGGGCTGATTAATTGCCCCAAGctcatgtttaaaaatgtggcaCCATAAACACGCTCCTGGGTGGACCTATCGAGTTACCTTCACAGTGTTTATagctataataaaaatacttggggaaaaaaatttaaaggtgAACTGAAGGCGCAAGATTTTTGGAGATTTTCCACGCTGGTTCACGGCTTTGCACCTGCACCCAGACAGACCCAATAAAGAGGCAATGTTTGGAGCACGCGGGAACTGAATCGGTGACTTCGGCCCAGTTCCTTGCTCTACATAAAAGAGGCCTTGAGGGCTTTACGAGCACATCTGCAAAAAGGTCCCAAACTAGTTGTACCTCTTGTCTCAGCAGTGTGAAAGCAGAGCTCACCTCTGGGGCGGAGGGAGCGGGCACTAGCGAGGCTGATAACACACCCCACTCCCAGGCtacattcaattaaaaaatgcagtcGGCTGATTTAGGAGAGTAACAAAACGTCCCCTTCGCAACCGAGCCACCAGCTTTTATCCGCCTCGTAAGAACAGTCTGGCTCCAGGAGCAAGGAAGCGATATTTTAGTGTCTAATACAACGTCGCGCGAAATGAGGCTCGGTGGCACAAGAGGCTGATGCAAGGGCTGGCGCGGAGCAGGGAGTCGGGCGGGGGAGCCGCGCTGCGACTCGTCTCATCCCGGCTCATtccagaagggaagaaaggaaaacagagcaggcgccggcggcgccggggctggaGCCTGAGCCGATGCCGCCAccgcgcggggagcgggcggctcCGACGGGCGatggggccggcggggcggaggggggggagagCCGGGATGGGGGCGCCGAGCACGGGGGGCGCCGCGAtgggggcaggagcagggcccCCCGACGGGGCtcccgctccgcggcggcgctgaACGCGACAGCGCTGCTCTATCGCGACTCGGCGGCCGCCAGTCTGCGGCGTCCCGAGTCGCGTTGCCGTGGAAACGGGCTGGGCTGTCGCAgcgggccccgcgggcgggcggcggcggcagctctGCCGCCGGCGGTTCTGCTTTGAGGACGGCAAGCGCGAATGAAAGGCGGCGAGACGCGGTGACGGCTTCAGAGCCACCGGGAGCGACGCCGAGGAGCGGGCTGAGGCCGGCGGAGCCGCGGCAGAGAGCGGAGCCGCCCGCGCTGCCACGGAGCGGGCGTGAAACGCCGCTGACCGGCGCCGGGGAGGCCGGCCTCGGCTTTTGCAGCCCTGCCAGCGGCCTTCCCGCCCGCGGCGGGTGTTTGCTGCGCTCCCAGGCCCCCCAGGAAAGAACACGCGGAaaccgcggcgcggggggcgcttCTGGCGCCCCAAACCGCCCGCCCCGGTGGGGCCgtcggggcccggcgccgcgtGGGACGGGGCCGCGCAGGGCGCATGCGCGGGCGCAGGGCGGACACGGCCCGCGCTGCCCTTCTCAAAGATGGTTGCCGCGCACTGCCGGAGCGCGGTGCGCAGGCGCACACGTCATCAGTCTGCGCCGGGCGCGACGCAATTAGCGGCAGCGGCCGAGGGGGTAAGGAGCAgcctcggggcggggggggagggggtcccgggccgggccgggccgggccgggccgggggttGGGGGGGACCGGCGCGGGCTCCGgtgcggggcgccgggccggtACCGGAGCTGGCGGCCCGggcgcctccctccctccttccccttcgccgccggcggcggggacgcgctccccggggctgcccgccTCCAGGCGGGGCCTCTgctgccggccccgggcggccgcggccctgCGGAAAGCGAAACCGAAACCGCGCTCGAAGCCAtctgcccgcagcccccggtGCCGCCTGCCCCCGGTGCCGCCCAGGCTCTGCGCCGGTTCCGGTAAAATAAACGGGTTGCGCGTAACCCCACGGACAAAACCGAGGTGAGCGCCGCCCTGCAGAatccctctccctgcctccgAGGGCCTTTGCCCTCCGCCTGGCTCGGGGTTGGCTTTGGAGCCCCTTGGGAGGGGCCTGGGGGCggcttcccccctccctgcgCTGGGCGTCTCGGCCGCAGCATCGCTGCTGTTCGGACTGGTAAAACCCATCGCGGGGGTGGGAGCTGCGCGACTGGAGACCGTAGACCGCTTTATTGAAAGTGAAATTAAAGCTGGCCTTGAGCTTTGTTTGATTCTGCATACGGAGTGGAATTTGCAGACATTTGGGATGCTCCAGTGCTTAGCTGTTCCCTTAGAGCCTGCCttatttctctccttgttttcagtgtttaacTGTTGGTTCTCTTACCTTTCACCCATTGATCACACTTAGCATCTGGCTGCAAAGCTCCTTTTACATTCTCCAGTAATCTCTTTATGAAGATAGGTGGCTTAAACAGGTCACCTGGAAAAAAGTAGGATAGGATGCCTAGAAGAAGGTATCAGATGCATGTTTGTATCCACTCAGTTTCATATTCAGTTGTTGCTGAAAGGCTAGCATATATCCTATAcgttgctattttttaaaaaagaaaattaactttgaAAACTCATACATTAACCCCTGTAGTTCTGGAGGTGGCACACCTGTCCGTTATGTGAGAGAAATTGGGTTTCTGGTCCTGAAAGACTTTTCATGCCATTACCGATTGGAAACCTATCCAGTTTCTCTGTATGTTATCACTTTACTTCTCTCACTCAGAAGGCTTTATAGGTTACGTGCTGTCCATGAAGGAAAGGACATTTGGGGTTTCAGACTTTGGGTCGTGAGtctaaaatcatttctgaaCCTGTTGCAGCTCTGTTCAGTTCTGTCTGACTGCAAGCTGCTCCATCTCCTTGtgtctctgtttctctgtctgCAAAATGGAGCCGTGATTTTTGCCTCTCTGAGGGCTAAGATGTAAAGCTCCTTTACATTTTCGAAGCACATTGTGACCCTTAGAGAGAAGGCATTgtgaaaagacaaataaaatcaGCTCTGTGCAGTTAGCTTGAAATTCACTCCAATAGGAACGGGAGGTCAGTCTCTCTTATTAAAGCTATTTCTTATAGTTAAGTTCATCTGTGATTCCTGACAGTTTGTTTTATGCAGGGCAGACACATAATTTGCCATTTATGTTTATATGAATAATTTAGACTTGGTTGAAGAATGGAAAGTACTGAAGAGGCAGAGATGGTTGAAATGTCTTGGTAGCAAGGAGGCTGgttaaattgcttttctgaacTCCTGTAATCGTGTGGTTAGGTTCTGaattcctgcttttcctttctagcAGGCCTGTCCTCAGGAGCTGCGAGTGAAGAGTGAACGTAGCTGCCCTTCTTCTGGTGTGCAAGTAGCCCAATTCATCCTTGCATTCCAGCAGTGCGCTATGAACAGAGGCATTGGTCGAGGCAAAGGCTCATATTCTACCCATTCAAGACGTAACTGCCCCAACATCAATCAAGGTTTTTTTAACCGTCCTCTTGCCCCACAAGGAAACAATCGGGAAACTTTTCTAAATCAGCAGAGGCAATTCCTTACAGGCCAGGTCAGTGAAGCTCCTGTCTATTTACTTCAGGGGCAGAGGCTTCCCTACGAACCACACACCAGAGGCTTTCAAACTGTGACAAGAGTTTCTACAGAGAGATGGCAAGTCAGCTGCAACCAAGCAGGATGGCCTAGATCCTCCGACAAGAGCCAGTGTGTAGAAACTTTACCACGTTATTGCCATCCTCAGTACAACTGTCAGAAGTCAGAAAGTCACTCTGACATCATCAGGCTGAATTTCCAGAGATTGTCTCTTGCTGGACAAAGCCATGAACAAGAAATTCTGACTATTTTCAGACAGCTTGGACAGGGGAAGACTTGTACAGTTTATGATCTTGCACGTAAActtaaaactaaaaagaaagaagtcaatCGTGTTTTGTATAAACTGCTCAGAGAAGGCAAGCTGCACAAAGGCGAAGAGACACCGCCACTGTGGAGGATTGCCTGTCCAattgcagagagagaaagaagccCTGCTAACCACAGGGTTTGTTACACACATCCAACTTTTGAGatcaaagaagaaagcagagcaagTGGCTCAGGAGACATTGATCCCATAATGGCTGAGACTAAGGATAAAATCTGCAACTATTTGTTCAGCGTGGCAGACACAACAGCACTCAACCTTGCCAAAAACATTGGGTTTTCAAGGGCCAAAGATGTTAATGCCTTTCTTGGTGCTTTGGAAAAGCTGGGAGATGTCCGCAAACAGAACACAAGTCCCCCACGATGGTCTCTTACAGACAGGAAGCGCGAGCGGATGCAGATGAGGTTGAAGGCCAGTGCAGCAACAAAAACAGCAGATCGCACACCAGAGTCAGATTTTCCACgttcctctcttcctccagaACCACGGGAGATGACAGTAGCTTCACCAGCAGTAACAAcatcagaggaagaaagtacagaaaatggGCAGCAGTCATTGGGGCAAACTGATCAGAGTGATGCCAGTGACACAGAAGCAGCCTTGCCCGACACTAAGTCCGAATTCTTCAATTTCATTAACTATGATAACTCTGAAAATGGCAAGTGGGCCACAGATGATATCCCAGATAACTTGAACACTATCAACAAGCAGCCTGATGAATCAAGATGTATCATGAATTCGCCCTCATCCCCCAGTTACACTGCTCAGTTTGAAACTGCTTTCCCATGTACACCCAAAGAGAAACTGATTGCTTGTCAGGAGAAGAACCCAGTGAGCGGCCTTACTGAATATTCCCAGTACACTTACCAGCACTGTGAGTTTGCCATGCTGGAGCAGAGTGGACCCTCTCATGAACCACGGTAAGAAAAATTTAGAAGTTTTCCGAGCTGTCTTTTTGTTCAAACTGATCTGACTTCCATTAGCTTCATTCACTCAGCCTTGTCTTGAAGGGCCTACTcattaatatttcctttgttttggaATGATTAGCCTAGGTTTCACTaaaaaaacagtttccattCCCAAAGGTTTGTACATGCCTTAACTAAAACAGGAAAGTGCAGATTACAAAAAGAAGACATTGCAgccctggagagcagagcagaaagggaatGCACTGTTCTGTTCTTCCTACCACTTCCCATTGCTGGACATACTTTGGGCCAGAGTCAAGGAAAAGGGTACAGCTGTAGGGCTGGAGGAGTGGGAGTTAGCATTTGCGGACAGACATTGCTCTGGCCAGCAATGTAAGGAATTGGCAAACTGGAAGGAAGCAGATAGGCTTTGGCCTGTTTATTTGCAACTCGTTTTGACTCCAGGAATTGCTGCTATGAGGAAtgggataaaaataaaatgccaggTCAGCTGCTGAAGAATGCATTCCCTTTGAGAGAGGTGTACAGATGCTGATGTGTCTGCCCAGAAATGGTTGATTCCTTGcaacaacttttttttgtactgtCAAGTCTCTCCATTTGCACAGCTAAAATTTAACCCCGTGAAGCCTGGATTGGGCAACCCCACACTTCATTCTGGGCAGTGGCAGGATTCATCTATTTGAGTAGCTCTCTTGTCTGATTTAATCACTTGACTTTCATGTATATCATGTGGGGTGAGACTAGTATTTCTAGGGCACTTCTGACCTTATTTAAATGCAGTCAAGATGTTCTCGCCCTGGAAGTGTTAAAGTAGCCCAGAACAAAACTATTCAGGTGTAGATATGTCAATTGTAACGTCTCAGATTAGATGAGGTGAACACTGAACATCTGTGTGGTTTGGCAGGTCAGAGCAGCCTCTGTGTGAGCATGACACCTGTGGGTGAACATGGGCATCCTGCCTCCCCTTGCCAAATTGTGGCTATTCCTGAGCACCAGTGAGACGGTGAAAAGCACCATGTGTGCCATGCTGGAATATGTCAATAGACCCGCTAGACAGGAAAATTGGCCTAATTTCTAAAGACAGAGTCTCAGGCTTTTCTCATAAGGGGAGATCTGAATGGATTTAGCCCCAGCAATCCATCTCCAGATCCAGtttgattcattttctttggaagcAGGTTTTCTCTATGTAGGGCTATGGGGGCTGGAAGAGaagccatcttttttttttttttttttttttttttttaagagttcaCTGGGAGCTCAGGAGGGACAAAGGCATTAAAGGCAAAAGAGCTTTAAGTGAGGCAGCATCTCTGAGATGGTGAGAATACGCTGGAAAGCTCACAAGCACTTCCAGATGGTTGGAGAAAACACTGCCAGAGGGACAAATGACCCTGAATGACCAGGTGCAGATGGAACAGCACAGAGTGCAGTAATGCAAGCTTTTAAGCTTTCTTCATCTATGTGCAGGAGACACAACTGAACGGGTCTTTGCAAACAGCCGTTACATGTTCCAGGCAACTGTGGAGCAAGACATCATGTTATTTAGGACCTAAATCTGTAGTTGCTGTATCTGTCATGGACATCTGTGAAACACTAAAATGAGGTCCAGATGCAGAGTTTTCAGGGCTACTTTgatatttttggcttttctgcACAATGTGATCAAGGTTTGCTTTCATACTTAGGAGCTAGCTGTTCCTTCTCACTTGAACTCCAAGAACAGCATTAGTTGCTTGCTATGAGCAGATCATGCTTTTACCTCTTGATTAACCTTTTttggtttctcttttctttcaaagatttaAGTTCCAGGCAGTGATTAATGGACGCCGATTCCCACCAGCAGAAGCAGGTAGTAAAAAACTGGCgaagcaggaggcagcagctaaTGCTATGAAGATTCTGATGAATGAAGCAGAGGATGGAAGACACCAAATTAAATGTGAAGAGCTGTTTCCCTCGGACAATTCTGAATCAGAACTGGTAAGTCTTGTATTCTTCATTTCTACAGTTGGTCAACCAGAGTTAGgctaaaattaatttctctgttttcttgccATAGCGTTTGCACCCAGAACCAGAGTTGCCATCTGTGCCAGCTCACCTGCACCTACTTCCTGGGAAGAACCCTGTCAGTATATTAATGGAATATGGACAAAAATCGGGGAACACAATTGAATTCCAGCTACTCTCTCAGGAAGGCCCACCTCATGATCCTAAGTATGGCAAATTATTGTAAACTTCAGGAAGAATAGAGACTCTTTCTTTATTATCCTATCTTTAGCATGCTACCTACATTCATATACTGTCGCTGACCTAGCTGAGTGTTTCTCTTATCCAGAAAATCTGGGCATGGCTCCTCCAGCATGTTGGTCTCCAGAGAGGGATCAAAAATAGTGCCCTTTCTTAGAGAGGCAGGATGCTGTTTCTTCTGTGAAGCCAGGAACAGGTTCTAGTCCTGTACCCAACCTGATAGTATTGACTGAAATTTTGGAGTGTTCAGGGCCATCCTGATAGATTTAAACTGGATAATTTAAAGTTCCCCAGAAGGGTCCAACTTGAACTGAGGGAAGGGGATAATAAACAGACTGAAGCATCTATGCTTAACATTCTTCATATGCTGTAATGTCCTGTCAGGTTCAGCTTCTGTGTGAAAATGGGTGACCAAATTTTCCCTGCTGTGGTAGGCAACAGCAAGAAGGGAGCAAAGCAAATGGCAGCAGAAGTTGCTGTGAAGATTCTTTCTGGAGAATCTGGACCACATGTCCTGCATGAACAGGTACAGTGAGCTTCTTTATAAGATCCATGTgtattgttctttttattttgcattccaTTGAATAGGACCCCACAACATCATGTGCTGGCTCTGTCAGGTTTCCTACCTGCTTACCAACTGTTTACCAGCTGCTCAGTATTTAACAGCCTTCTCCTGTCTAACTCTGCTCTAGCCTATCAAGGAGTCCCAGGATGACCAGCCTGTGGAAAACTATGGAGCACAGATCACCACTCCAGATGAATccaaggcagcaaaagcaaaaggtgTTGGGGAGCTCATCAAATATCTTAATGTCAATCCTGTCAGTGGCCTGCTGGAATACGCCCGCACCAATGGGTTTGCTGCAGAGTTCAAACTTATTGATCAGTCAGGACCTCCCCATGACCCAAAGTAAGTAGCTTTCCTTATCTGTCCATGAGGAAATTCACATTGTTGTTATTGTCCAGGAGAAAGGGCAGGTTcatgaagaaaacacagaactcTTGATGCAGTTAGAGGTGGCAACAGaccaagctgctgcttctgccaaaCCTTATGTCCAGATGACAGTGAGCTACCTTCACTGAGAGAATTTAAAAAACGGAGTAAAATCCATTAGTTTCTAAATTTCTCAGTGGTACAATGCTATTTTTGTAGGTTCGTCTATCAGGCGAAGGTTGGAGGCCGTTGGTTCCCAGCTGTAACTGCACACAGCAAAAAGCAGGGCAAGCAGGAGGCAGCTGATGCAGCACTCAGAGTCCTTATTGGGGAAATGGAGAAGGCTGAGCGCATGGAAGGGACGAATATCGCAGAGGTAAATCCTCCTCCCCAAAAGCTGGGACTGCTTTTGTagccttttctgttctgtgccCTTCAGCCCAGCAGAAACATACTTCCAAGATTAAACTGAGATCATTGTTCTTTAAAGGTGTAGCTACGTTTATGCTTTCCTGAAATGGGTTAGATATTTCCTCAGGGTACACATGTACTCTTCTCTCCTACTGGTGTCTGCTTTAGGGCTAAATTATCTTCAGATTCGTCCACGAGCTACTGAAATATGCTCCTGTGGTGGAGCAGGAAcacactcatttttcttttgtgactTCCCCTTCCAGATTCCTTGGTACAGCTTTAAAATTACATGTCAACTCAAGAAACAGTACATCAAATAAGAACAAAGTGCTGGTGCTGGCAGAATGGCAGTCCCAAATCTATACTACTTTAAATCACACTGAGTTCTGTGATCCCTTAAAAGCTGTGTTCCAGGCTGCACAGCTGAGCACAGCAGCTGTGGCTCTAAATAGAAAAGCCGTCAGGGAGGATGTGTCAGTCAGAGCTGTGCTAGAAGAGGCAAGTGCCCATTTGAGATGGGAGCAACTGTGCAGCCTCCTCACAGCCAGCCAGAGAAGGAATTCCTCCAAAACCAGTAACAGATTTCTTTGGCTGAATCTTTGAGCGAAATGGGCAGGATTGTTTTTGGTTTTCTGCAATGGGGGTTTCCCCTGGCAATCACAGGAGGCCATTCCTCAGCCCATTTAGCTTGCTGCCAGAAAGACAGCTTGCTGCTGTCTGTTAACGATGTCCTTAAAGCAGAACTCAAAACACTGAACAGGATTTTTCCCAGAAATATATGAAAGACACTTTACCCACTCTTTGACAGGATAGTGTCCACGCATTCAATTCAAAACTGCACTGGTCTCTTCTAGTGCATGTAGTTCACGTTTGCTGCATTCCTGCTTCTGCTTGGATGGCTGTGCTTCAGGTTAGCTACTTCTTGAATAGTTTTGTTCACTGACCTGCTCAGGATCTCTTAGCTGTACTGGTTTTGTGTCCCTCTTTCAGCTCCCTGTAAGTGGCAGTACCCTACATGATCAGATGGCTATGCTGAGTCACCAGCGCTTCAACGCCCTCACTGCTCGCATCCAACACAGTCTGCTTGGACGGAAGATCCTGGCTGCCATCATCATGCGACGAGGAAGCAAAGGCCTGGGAGCTGTGGTTAGCATTGGAACAGGTATGAACAACTTCCCCACTGGATTCCCAGTCAGTTAGGAATAGGAAATGGCTGTTGTGAGGGCTTCTTCAGGGAGGGCAAGAAACATTCCCAGGGCTCACATGGTGTCACAAGTGATCTAGTTACAGAGAGAGAACAAAGTGAAAATGCCTTCAGCTATATTGCTCCTAATCTTTGCTTGCATTGCAACATATTAGTCTGTGCATCAGAGCATGGATTCTTCCTTACATCATGTAGCACAGGATCCTCCAATTTCTCTCAGCTTTATATACCTTAGCCCTCTTCCTAAATAGCTGCTAATGCTTCCCCTCAGAGTAGTGGGGAGGCACTTGCCCTAAGCCTGTGGCAATTTAGATCTCTGGTGACCCTAGAGTAG is a genomic window of Rhea pennata isolate bPtePen1 chromosome 31, bPtePen1.pri, whole genome shotgun sequence containing:
- the ADAR gene encoding double-stranded RNA-specific adenosine deaminase — encoded protein: MNRGIGRGKGSYSTHSRRNCPNINQGFFNRPLAPQGNNRETFLNQQRQFLTGQVSEAPVYLLQGQRLPYEPHTRGFQTVTRVSTERWQVSCNQAGWPRSSDKSQCVETLPRYCHPQYNCQKSESHSDIIRLNFQRLSLAGQSHEQEILTIFRQLGQGKTCTVYDLARKLKTKKKEVNRVLYKLLREGKLHKGEETPPLWRIACPIAERERSPANHRVCYTHPTFEIKEESRASGSGDIDPIMAETKDKICNYLFSVADTTALNLAKNIGFSRAKDVNAFLGALEKLGDVRKQNTSPPRWSLTDRKRERMQMRLKASAATKTADRTPESDFPRSSLPPEPREMTVASPAVTTSEEESTENGQQSLGQTDQSDASDTEAALPDTKSEFFNFINYDNSENGKWATDDIPDNLNTINKQPDESRCIMNSPSSPSYTAQFETAFPCTPKEKLIACQEKNPVSGLTEYSQYTYQHCEFAMLEQSGPSHEPRFKFQAVINGRRFPPAEAGSKKLAKQEAAANAMKILMNEAEDGRHQIKCEELFPSDNSESELRLHPEPELPSVPAHLHLLPGKNPVSILMEYGQKSGNTIEFQLLSQEGPPHDPKFSFCVKMGDQIFPAVVGNSKKGAKQMAAEVAVKILSGESGPHVLHEQPIKESQDDQPVENYGAQITTPDESKAAKAKGVGELIKYLNVNPVSGLLEYARTNGFAAEFKLIDQSGPPHDPKFVYQAKVGGRWFPAVTAHSKKQGKQEAADAALRVLIGEMEKAERMEGTNIAELPVSGSTLHDQMAMLSHQRFNALTARIQHSLLGRKILAAIIMRRGSKGLGAVVSIGTGNRCVKGEELSLKGETVNDCHAEIISRRGFVRFLYSELLKYDPSNPSSVEESIFEPAGGKRLRIKSNITFHLYVSTAPCGDGALFDKSCSDQASMIAEARHQPLFENPKQGKLRTKVENGEGTIPVESSDIVPTWDGIQHGERLRTMSCSDKILRWNILGLQGALLTHFIEPVYLSSVTLGYLYSQGHLTRAICCRMARDRNTLEAKLQAPYRINHPEVGRVSVYDSARQTGKTKESSVNWCLADESEVEVLDGTKGKIDGPKLEVSRLSKRKTFALFQQLCAKNNCKDLQNLSTYADAKETATAYQEAKQYFFKALEEMGYGSWIRKPQEEDNFSFSNA